The Pirellulales bacterium DNA window TGGCACTGGCCGAGCGGGTGTGGCACTGGCCAGCGGGGCGCCCTCTGGGCCCGGCCAGTGCCGGGCCGCGAGTCGACAAGGGCCACGCCGTGGGCCCCAGGCCAGGCTGGTCTACGCCACCAAGCGCGGCCTACGCTGGGCTGAACGGTGATCGCCGTTGAGGTATTCGCACAAACTCAATTTGGCGGGCGGGAAATCTGCTCGCTTCGTACCCTTTTCTCTGTCACACTTGGGGGGAATTGCCGGGTAATAGTGTGGGAGATTAGCCAATGCCACCCACGGCGACCGATTCACACGAGACGCGACGCCTGCTGGAACGTGCCGCCGCCGGCGATCGAGAGGCCTTTGATCGGCTGTTCGAGCTGCATCGCAAATCGCTCAAGCGGCTAGTCGCGCTGCGGATGGATGCCCGGCTGCGGACCCGGCTCGATCCGTCCGATGTGGTTCAGGAGACGCACATGGTTGCCTTTCGCCGGTTCGCCGACTATTTGAAACGCCGGCCGATGCCGTTCCGGCTCTGGCTCCGCAAAACGGCCCAGCAGCAAGTCTGCGACGCCCAGCGCACTCACATCGAGCGCCACCGCCGCAGCCTCCTTCGCGAGGAGGCCGGGCTGAGCCGGTCGTCGCGATTGATCGCCCGCGGGCTGCTCTCCGCCCGTTCCTCTCCGTCGGAGAAGCTCCAGCGCCGCGAGTCGGAGCGGCGCGTGGCGAGCGCCGTGGCCGAATTGAGCGACGCGGACCGCGAGATTGTCGTGATGCGCAACGTGGAAGGATTGACGTTCGAGGAGATTGCGCCGGTGCTGGAGATGCAGCCCCCCGCCGTCCGCCAGCGCTACGGCCGCGCGCTCATCAAGCTGCGGGCGAAACTCAAAGATCAGGCGTAATCGATTATGAAGACTCTTGCCAATAACCGTGCATCCGACACGGCCGATCTGTTGGCCAAGGTGGCCGATGAGTTCTTGAAGGCGAAGGATCGCGGGCAGGAACCGAACGTCGAAGAGTATGCCGAGCGCTATCCGGAGATCGCTCCGATCCTCCGCGATATTCTTCCGGCGCTGACGCTGATGAACCCGTCTCTGTCGCACGGCGATTCGCTGCCGCCTGACACGGAGAATCTCTCCAGCCGAACTCTGGGGGATTTCCGGATCGAGCGGGAAATCGGCCGGGGCGGGATGGGCGTGGTCTACCAGGCCGAGCAAATCTCGCTCGGCCGCACGGTGGCGCTCAAGGTTCTCCCCTTCGCGGCGATGCTCGATCCGCGGCAACTGACCCGGTTCCGAAACGAAGCCCGAGCCGCCGCCGCGCTGCACCATAACAACATCGTCCCGGTCTTTTCAGTCGGCTGCGAGCGCGGCGTGCATTTCTACGCGATGCAGTATATCGAGGGCGAAAGCCTGGCCAGCCTGATCGCCAATCTTCGCCGGGCGGAGGGAAGGCCGGAAGTGGAACAAAAAGCCGCCGCCGGCTCCGCGCCACTCCCTCTCCCTCTGGGAGTGGGCCGGGGTGAGGGTGATGCGATTCCGATTGCCGCCCCCTCACCCCCGACACCTCTCCCGCAAAGGGGAGAGGGAAGAATGCGCTCGCCCCTCACCCCTCGCCCCTCTCCCCTTCCCGCTTCGACCACACTCCCCGAAGCCCAAGCCCTCCTCTCAACAGCCCGATCCACCTCCGGCCGCGCCTACTTCCGCAACGCGGCCGAGTTGGGCATCCAAGCGGCCGAGGCGCTCGACTACGCGCACGAGCAAGGCGTGGTCCATCGCGACATCAAGCCGGCCAATCTGATCCTGGACGAAACCGGCCGGCTCTGGATCACCGATTTCGGCCTGGCCCGGATGGAAAACGACGCCGGCATGACGATGACCGGCGACCTCGTCGGCACCCTGCGCTACATGAGCCCGGAACAAGCCCTGGCCAAGCGCGTCGTGGTCGATCATCGGACCGACATCTACTCGCTCGGCGTGACGCTCTACGAGCTGCTCACACTCCGCCCCGTATTCGACGGCGAAGACCGCCAGCACCTGCTCAAGCAAATCGCCTTCGAAGAGCCAGCCGCCCTGCGTAAAGTCAACCGCCAAATCCCGGTCGAGCTGGAAACGATCGTCTTCAAAGCAATCCGCAAGAACCCCGAGGAGCGCTACGCCACGGCCCACGATCTTGCCGAAGATTTGCGCAGCTTCCTCGCCAACAAGCCGATCAAAGCCAAACCGCCCGGTCGTCGCGAGCGGCTGACAAAATGGTCTCGCCGGCATCCAGCCCTCCTCTTATCGGCCGCAGTCATCGCTGCGGTCATCGCGGTGGGATCGAGCGTCGCGTTGGTGCTCATCAACGGCGCCAAGAACGATGCGATCGTGGCCCGGGAAAAGTCACTCAACGCGGAAGCGCGGGCTAACGTCAGTGAGCAACACGCACAGGCAGCCTTAGATTTTCTCTTGAGCACTCTCCGCAATCCCGACCCGTACCGCGATGGACGCACGATAACGATCGCTGAAGTCCTCGATCGATCATCGAAGAAGCTACAGGATAAATTCGCCGACGATCCCCTCACCAAAGCCAAATTGCTGGCGGCAATCGGACAATCTTACTCCGGCTTGGGTCTCTTCCGCGAGGCGATTCCGGTTAATGAACAAGCCCGCGACTTGGCAATGGCCGTATTAGGGCCTGAAGACCCGATAGTGCTCGCCAGGATGAACGAAGTAGCCGCCGCGTATTTCGAATCTGGGCGATATACCGAGTCGCTGCCGTTGTTCGAAGAGCTGGTCAAACTCAGTACGGCCAAAATCGGGCCGGAGCGCCACTGTACGCTCGAATGGATGGGCAATTTGGCCTTAAATTATCAACGCACCGGGCGGCTCGACGACGCAATTCGATTGATGGAAAAAACACTCAAAATCCAAACAGCCAAATTGGGCCCTGAGCATCCCGATACACTAGGGTCGATGAATAATCTAGGCAACGTCTTGAACGAAGTCGGACGGAGCGACGAGGCGATTCACCTGTTTGAAAAATTACTTGGAATCAGGAAAGCCAAACGGCTCCCGGAGGATTACGATTCGGCCGAAGCGATGCACAATCTAGGCAACGCTTTGAACGCCGTCGGACGGAGCGACGAGGCGGTTCCCTGGCTCGACGAATCGCTTAAGTTCATGAGAAGCAAATTTGGGCCGGACGACGCCAGGACACTCATAGTAATGAATACCCTGGCCATATGTTACTACCAGACTGGACGAGTGGATAATGCGCTGAAGTTGTTCGAAGAAGTCCTCAAACGCTCGGAAGCCAAACTCGGACCAGTTCGTAGCGATTTCGGACGGCTCGATTACATTAATAATCTGGCGAACGTCTATTTAGATGTGGGGAAGTTCGACGAGGCCATTAGGATGTATCAAGAATTGCTCAACATCACAAAAGCCAAACTTGGGGCTGAGAACCGCCTGACGCTCGGAAAAATGTCGGCCCTAACCGACGCGTACCTGGAAGCCGACCGGCCGGTCGAGGCGGAACCGCTCGCCCGTGAGTGTTTGAGAAGCCTCGAAAAACAATATCCTGACGACTGGCACACGTTTTCCGCTCGGACATCGCTCGGGAGCGTGCTGCTACTCCAAGCGAGATACACCGACGCCGAGCCGCTGTTGGTTTCGGGCTACAAGGGAATGCAAGATCGCATAGCCGGAATCCGCGTAACGGAAAGGTCATGTCTGCGCGAACCGCTCCGGCGTCTGGCCCAATTCTACGAAGCCACGAACCAGCCGGAAAAAGCGGCGGCCTGGAAGGCAAAGCTGGCCGAGTTTTACAAGGCCAATCCTACCGTATTCAAGAAGGGTATCCCGCCAACCAAGAAGGCTGATTCAGAAACAGATCCGAACCCGTCGTCACCGACGACAAGCAAACGCGGCAAATAAAACCGCCTTTCATCCACAGATGGCGCCGATCGGCACAGATTTGCGATCGTTGTGCGAACCCTCTATATCTGTGTTCGTCAGTGTAATCTGTGGAAAAGGACTTGTACTTAGACAAGAGCGGCCGGTGAGGACCCGCTGCGAAATGAGAACCCTCACCGGCCCGTGCATTCCCCGGTGGTCGCGGTGCGCGCCAGGGGCCTGCCGTTTTCATTGTACTGCACAAGATTCCGCGACAATATCACACCCGTCATCGCAAAGGATCAGCACCGGTTCGACATAAGTTCTAACCCACTCGACTACTTGGCGATCAAATCGGTCCTGAAACCGGCCGTCGCCAAAAAGACCATGAAAACAAACACCACATTCAAGCCGGGGCCGCTGTCGCGCGCCCTCTTCCCTCTCCTTCTTGGTGCGACTGCGATCTGGGTCATGCCCGCAACCACTCGCGCGGAGGTTCTGGTAAGTCTGTTCAGCGAGAACCGGATCGCCGCCTTTGACGAAACCACTGGAAGCTATCTCGGCGACTTCGTCACCAAGGGCAGCGGCGGGATAAGTGCGCCGGCCGGCTTGGTTTTTGGTCCCGACGGCAACCTCTACGTTGCCAGCGACGGCAGCAACAGCATCCTCCGCTACAACGGTTCGACTGGCGCGTTTATCGACGCCTTTGTGCCGTCAGGCAGTGGAGGTTTGGCGCGGCCGAATGCCCTGGAGTTCGGCCCGGATGGCAATCTCTACGTCAGCAGCAGCGTCGCGGGCGGAGGCATATACCGCTTCGACCGCACGACTGGGGCGTTCCTCGGAGTCTTTGTAAGCGGTGGCAGCGGAGGTCTCCAAGGCCCGAATGCCATGACGTTTGGGCCGGACCAAAACCTCTATGTCGGGAGTGCGCCGGACAACAGCGTCCTGCGGTACAACGGCACGACCGGGGCATTTATTAACGCCTTCGTCCCTAACGGCGTCGGCGGCCTGAAGGCGCCCTACTACGGGCTGACCTTTGACGGCCTCGGCCACATGCTCGTCGGGGGCTTTGGGAGCAGCAATGTTGTGCGTTACGACGCACTGACCGGCACATTCGTCGACAGCATCAGCGGCGGCGGACTAAAGGGTACCGAAGCCGTCCAGGTCGGTCCGGACGGCGACCTCTACGTTGTGAGCCAGGGTACCCAGAGCGTTCTCCGCTACAACCTTTCGACAGGTGCGTTCCTCGACGCATTCGCGACCGGCATCGGCAATGGCGCCGTGGATATTCTCTTCACTTCCGAACGGGCTGGATGGACCGGCGTGAGCAGTACGTCCTGGTCCGACAGTGGAAACTGGTCCGGCCCGGTGCCTGGCGCGATCATCGACACGACGAACACCGACACCGCCATTTTCGATCGGAATTCGCCCAATTCGCCATTGACGGTCGACGCCGGCCGCAACATTCAGAACATCACCTTCGACACTGCGAGCGTCAATTCCCTGACCATTGGCACTGTGGGCAGCCCGTCCCTGCTGCTGACTGCTGGGGGCACGATTCAAACCACCTCCACCGTGGTCAACGCTGAAACGATCAACGCCCCGCTCGTGCTGGAAGGAGACTAGACCGTCACCAGCGGCGCCAGCAGCAGTTCCGCCACGCTCAGCGTTGGTGGGCGAATCACCCCGGCCACGACCAGCGGCGTCACGACGCTCACCCTTAACGGTGCCAACACTGGCGCGAACACGATTAGCGGCGCCTTGGCGGACAACGGTTCCGGACAACTGGCGGTCACGATGAGCGGCCCCGGCGTCTGGATTATCTCGGGTGCTAACGATTATTCTGGCGGCACCGTCGTCTTGGGCGGCACACTCAGGTTCGATATCACCTCCGGCTCAGCGACAATCGCGGCCGGCACCACCGCCACGGTCGCCCCAGGCGCTACGCTCGAACTGGCAGGCTCCGTTTCAGCTTTTGGTTCGGCTGGCGGCAATCGAACGCACGTCTTGAACAACAGCACTGCGTCTGGACTCCTCGTCTCCGGCACGAATCAAGTCGTCGGCGGAATCGACGGGGCCGGCAACACGCAGGTGAACGCGGGCAGCAGCTTAACGGCCGACCATATCGTACAAAACGCTTTGATAATCGGCGGCGCCGCCGGCAGCCCCGCGACAGTGACGATCGACGCCTCGGACGCCTCGGGCAATGCCCTGGATCAGTCGAGCGGACTGGCCTTGGCCGGCTCGCTCGCGCCGAATGATCCGTTTGCCGCGGGAATCGGTTCGCCAAACTGGCTCGTCGGCGCAGCGGATAGCGATTCAAGTTTCACTCTTCCCACTCTGGGCGGTTCCAACTCCGCCGTCGGCGTCGCGGCGGTGCCCGAGCCCTCAACCATCCTGCTATCCGCCTTCGCGCTGCTTGGCCTGCTCATCACCGACATTCGTCGGCGAACGAACGGATAGGCAGATTGAAATTCGCAGATTATTTCTCTCTAAATCTGTGCCAATCTTTGTAATCTGTGGATGAATACGTCCGAGGTTTCTTCGGTGCGATGCCCGATCCCCGCCGACTTCGGTTCGCAAGCGAACCGGCTAACGTCCGATCTCTGGCCTCCGACCTCTGTCCTCCGACCTCCGCCTTTTCGACATTCCCATTTTCTTTGTCACACCCGTGATTGATTTGCCGGGCTATAGAGTAGAGAATCAGCCAACGCGATCCCTGCAGATTGCATTCTCGGACCAAGACGTCTGAATTCAGGAGGTCGATGATGTTCCAAGCCAGCCGCAAACGCCGCCGCCGTTCCCATTCCGAGAACCGGCCGCGGCGAGGGGGACAGTCCCCTTTGGCTCCCGACCATCTTGCGATGGTGCCCGCTCCGCAAAAGGGGACAGTCCCCGGCGGTACTCGACGCTCCCGCCCGCGCCGGCTCAGCCTGGAAGCGCTCGAAGCGCGGCAGATGCTCTCGGCCAGCCCGACGCTCGTCACGACGGCCTCGTTTCAGAATAGCAGCACGGTGGTGGGCAGCGCAATCCCGGAAGATTCGGCCGCGTTGTCGGGGGGCGATCAGGCGAGCGGCGCGATCAATTTCACACTCACCGCGCCGGACAATAGCGTG harbors:
- a CDS encoding sigma-70 family RNA polymerase sigma factor gives rise to the protein MPPTATDSHETRRLLERAAAGDREAFDRLFELHRKSLKRLVALRMDARLRTRLDPSDVVQETHMVAFRRFADYLKRRPMPFRLWLRKTAQQQVCDAQRTHIERHRRSLLREEAGLSRSSRLIARGLLSARSSPSEKLQRRESERRVASAVAELSDADREIVVMRNVEGLTFEEIAPVLEMQPPAVRQRYGRALIKLRAKLKDQA
- a CDS encoding SMP-30/gluconolactonase/LRE family protein, which encodes MPATTRAEVLVSLFSENRIAAFDETTGSYLGDFVTKGSGGISAPAGLVFGPDGNLYVASDGSNSILRYNGSTGAFIDAFVPSGSGGLARPNALEFGPDGNLYVSSSVAGGGIYRFDRTTGAFLGVFVSGGSGGLQGPNAMTFGPDQNLYVGSAPDNSVLRYNGTTGAFINAFVPNGVGGLKAPYYGLTFDGLGHMLVGGFGSSNVVRYDALTGTFVDSISGGGLKGTEAVQVGPDGDLYVVSQGTQSVLRYNLSTGAFLDAFATGIGNGAVDILFTSERAGWTGVSSTSWSDSGNWSGPVPGAIIDTTNTDTAIFDRNSPNSPLTVDAGRNIQNITFDTASVNSLTIGTVGSPSLLLTAGGTIQTTSTVVNAETINAPLVLEGD
- a CDS encoding autotransporter-associated beta strand repeat-containing protein, which produces MADNGSGQLAVTMSGPGVWIISGANDYSGGTVVLGGTLRFDITSGSATIAAGTTATVAPGATLELAGSVSAFGSAGGNRTHVLNNSTASGLLVSGTNQVVGGIDGAGNTQVNAGSSLTADHIVQNALIIGGAAGSPATVTIDASDASGNALDQSSGLALAGSLAPNDPFAAGIGSPNWLVGAADSDSSFTLPTLGGSNSAVGVAAVPEPSTILLSAFALLGLLITDIRRRTNG
- a CDS encoding serine/threonine-protein kinase → MKTLANNRASDTADLLAKVADEFLKAKDRGQEPNVEEYAERYPEIAPILRDILPALTLMNPSLSHGDSLPPDTENLSSRTLGDFRIEREIGRGGMGVVYQAEQISLGRTVALKVLPFAAMLDPRQLTRFRNEARAAAALHHNNIVPVFSVGCERGVHFYAMQYIEGESLASLIANLRRAEGRPEVEQKAAAGSAPLPLPLGVGRGEGDAIPIAAPSPPTPLPQRGEGRMRSPLTPRPSPLPASTTLPEAQALLSTARSTSGRAYFRNAAELGIQAAEALDYAHEQGVVHRDIKPANLILDETGRLWITDFGLARMENDAGMTMTGDLVGTLRYMSPEQALAKRVVVDHRTDIYSLGVTLYELLTLRPVFDGEDRQHLLKQIAFEEPAALRKVNRQIPVELETIVFKAIRKNPEERYATAHDLAEDLRSFLANKPIKAKPPGRRERLTKWSRRHPALLLSAAVIAAVIAVGSSVALVLINGAKNDAIVAREKSLNAEARANVSEQHAQAALDFLLSTLRNPDPYRDGRTITIAEVLDRSSKKLQDKFADDPLTKAKLLAAIGQSYSGLGLFREAIPVNEQARDLAMAVLGPEDPIVLARMNEVAAAYFESGRYTESLPLFEELVKLSTAKIGPERHCTLEWMGNLALNYQRTGRLDDAIRLMEKTLKIQTAKLGPEHPDTLGSMNNLGNVLNEVGRSDEAIHLFEKLLGIRKAKRLPEDYDSAEAMHNLGNALNAVGRSDEAVPWLDESLKFMRSKFGPDDARTLIVMNTLAICYYQTGRVDNALKLFEEVLKRSEAKLGPVRSDFGRLDYINNLANVYLDVGKFDEAIRMYQELLNITKAKLGAENRLTLGKMSALTDAYLEADRPVEAEPLARECLRSLEKQYPDDWHTFSARTSLGSVLLLQARYTDAEPLLVSGYKGMQDRIAGIRVTERSCLREPLRRLAQFYEATNQPEKAAAWKAKLAEFYKANPTVFKKGIPPTKKADSETDPNPSSPTTSKRGK